The proteins below are encoded in one region of Apium graveolens cultivar Ventura chromosome 4, ASM990537v1, whole genome shotgun sequence:
- the LOC141719809 gene encoding uncharacterized protein LOC141719809, with translation MSEFNGKGDPEDHCEKYELLMVGMGHNDIILCKMFKTYLKGSASMCYKSRKPRSIESYEQLKRKFLKYYSHLCRKAMDTEVLVHCRQRANEELGNYLARLKEEAGMVTNLDKIKAIGFLTAGLTPTKVKSFAHLFTIFPRNP, from the coding sequence ATGAGCGAGTTCAATGGAAAAGGAGACCCCGAGGACCACTGTGAAAAATATGAACTCCTGATGGTTGGGATGGGCCACAATGATATTATATTGTGCAAAATGTTTAAGACTTATCTCAAAGGGTCTGCGTCAATGTGTTACAAGTCCCGCAAGCCCCGATCCATCGAGTCCTACGAGCAGTTGAAGAGGAAGTTTTTGAAGTACTACTCGCACCTATGCCGAAAGGCGATGGATACTGAAGTCCTGGTCCACTGCAGACAGAGGGCGAATGAAGAGTTGGGGAATTATCTCGCTcggttgaaggaagaagctggGATGGTCACTAACTTGGACAAAATCAAAGCAATAGGCTTCCTAACGGCGGGGCTGACCCCTACAAAGGTAAAAAGCTTCGCTCATCTCTTTACGATTTTCCCCCGAAATCCCTGA